A window from Pochonia chlamydosporia 170 chromosome Unknown PCv3seq00020, whole genome shotgun sequence encodes these proteins:
- a CDS encoding transposase-like protein (similar to Metarhizium robertsii ARSEF 23 XP_007816550.1): MPRYAADSISQAASTLSDPESASSQPMVKRRKLRAVSTWDHFREAQGDELRTKGGQIRYCRRCCNPPWSTHISGNARYHLENTHHILVREGPRSQNNRQIAIENAFARTAVKQLKQAKAMETNTLRSVINVDAFREAQMLLAAHKHLPLNFATWPEYQALLTAVNSAIEEFLVDSGNTVAADLNRPYNAHQGSVRKCLEHARSLMNIAIDVWSSPQRKAYIAIHAQWVDEDYRPRKALLGLPNLRRSHAGAAMTPHLMRTIRKYNLAHRIGYFTGDNDAKNDTCLRQLAVELSQEYGLTFDPVSARTRCAGHIINLSLQAFLFATSEDALQAAIEQAQDEASDLTVVDALHDQMHLNTRQTTHGKRKKRNDNAGWRSIGPLGKLHNIAVFIRNSTVRNDAWDDIAGKALGIDNITRWNSWFKLLDAAISQEGQLSIFLNQYHNELEDDILTHDDWQVLKMTHEFLQPFYQATLEQQMEWASIDQVLENMDILFMQFENAKVKYVNNADMVNSVHMGWWVLSKYYEESDKNPHICHGIIAPSRKAQEEIPLGMLESHEE; this comes from the exons ATGCCCAGGTATGCAGCTGACAGCATATCACAAGCTGCCAGCACACTGTCGGACCCTGAGTCGGCTTCATCTCAACCTATGGTAAAGAGAAGGAAATTGAGAGCCGTATCAACATGGGACCACTttcgagaagctcaaggagatGAGCTGCGCACAAAAGGCGGTCAGATACGCTACTGCAGACGTTGTTGTAATCCCCCTTGGTCAACCCACATATCTGGCAACGCTCGCTATCACCTCGAGAACACTCATCACATACTAGTACGAGAGGGGCCAAGATCTCAAAACAACCGTCAAATAGCCATCGAGAATGCCTTTGCAAGAACAGCTGTTAAGCAGCTAAAGCAAGCAAAGGCGATGGAGACAAACACTCTGCGAAGTGTAATAAATGTAGATGCCTTTCGCGAGGCACAGATGCTCCTAGCCGCACATAAGCATCTTCCGCTAAACTTTGCAACCTGGCCGGAATATCAGGCACTTCTAACGGCGGTAAATTCTGCAATTGAAGAGTTCCTCGTTGATTCTGGTAACACTGTTGCAGCGGACTTGAACAGGCCTTACAATGCTCATCAAGGATCTGTGAGAAAATGCCTGGAACATGCCCGGAGCCTCATGAACATAGCCATAGATGTATGGTCTTCTCCGCAGCGCAAGGCGTATATCGCTATCCACGCGCAATGGGTCGATGAGGACTACCGACCTCGCAAAGCATTGTTGGGGCTGCCGAACCTCCGACGTTCCCACGCCGGCGCGGCTATGACGCCGCACTTGATGAGGACTATCCGAAAATACAATTTAGCGCACCGAATCGGCTACTTTACCGGGGACAATGACGCAAAGAACGACACTTGTCTCCGCCAGCTTGCGGTTGAGTTGTCACAGGAATACGGCCTTACATTTGACCCAGTGTCGGCTCGAACACGGTGTGCCGGCCACATCATTAACCTGTCCCTGCAAGCTTTTCTCTTCGCAACTAGCGAAGATGCCCTACAGGCCGCTATTGAACAGGCGCAAGATGAAGCGAGTGACTTAACAGTTGTGGACGCGTTGCATGACCAGATGCACTTGAATACCCGCCAAACCACCCACGGCAAACGCAAGAAACGCAATGATAACGCCGGCTGGAGGAGCATCGGCCCTCTGGGTAAACTGCACAACATTGCTGTGTTCATCCGTAATTCCACTGTGCGTAACGACGCATGGGATGACATTGCAGGAAAAGCACTAGGGATTGACAATATCACACGATGGAACTCATGGTTTAAATTACTTGACGCGGCTATAAGCCAGGAGGGTCAATTATCAATATTCCTCAACCAATACCACAATGAGTTGGAAGACGACATCCTCACACACGATGACTGGCAAGTGCTCAAAATGACCCATGAGTTCTTGCAGCCGTTTTACCAGGCGACCTTGGAGCAGCAAATGGAGTGGGCATCAATAGACCAGGTCCTAGAGAATATGGATATTCTCTTTATGCAGTTTGAAAATGCCAAG GTCAAATACGTGAACAATGCAGACATGGTTAATTCTGTGCATATGGGCTGGTGGGTGCTCTCAAAGTATTATGAGGAGAGTGACAAAAACCCCCATATATGCCACGGCATTATTGCTCCATCCAGAAAAGCGCAGGAG GAAATCCCTCTAGGCATGTTAGAATCCCACGAAGAATGA
- a CDS encoding TPR domain-containing protein (similar to Metarhizium robertsii ARSEF 23 XP_011410905.1): MTSHSLPAEHIYCVQAGKKHHDLFTTIYSGENYCGQCGLANPFSSQSQARSRTPARPSPHNEVVKLEDSPPRPVSPASQLLRDRTKSSSSANVGHAQLLPNTVSVLNGADTQARLHAPRQPPFGAVASAASQAIQNSKASTRKPTRQRTGYQWVHISLLLVSLEARYFNGLVVEVPKTVLPLKDTVIKFNSVDLLTWPSFTKTLFEHLRPLPSSINASNKRLWNLSFASAFSGKKIVTVSNTDKYITPSSMLSSGHFSSNQAGQLKVLVVLTSTQVINRQEPITPLRPDKYSTPPKENRKRRIKEEDKTPSLVHKKRIKQEKDIERGNKTKREEIKQEIHVKTEQYDPDTNTSSPGLTCNKLDMEELGEMEHSLSNLVSNSIDNGIRDKNDTEQEAGQEGENKDETKNAMEFVGLSSAGIHESAGGAQVDSTGSMPVKELQHAHSTRFRGTKTPATFASQHRKQKD; the protein is encoded by the exons ATGACTTCTCATAGTCTTCCGGCTGAGCACATCTACTGTGTACAAGCGGGCAAGAAACACCAtgacctcttcaccaccataTATTCTGGCGAGAATTATTGCGGACAATGCGGATTAGCGAACCCCTTTTCCTCTCAGAGTCAAGCCAGATCTAGAACTCCTGCACGTCCTAGTCCCCATAATGAGGTGGTTAAGCTCGAAGACTCCCCGCCACGGCCAGTCAGTCCTGCAAGTCAGCTTCTGCGCGACAGGACAAAGTCGTCGTCATCTGCCAATGTTGGGCACGCCCAACTACTTCCGAACACTGTGTCGGTCCTCAACGGAGCCGATACACAAGCCCGATTACATGCCCCAAGGCAACCACCGTTCGGAGCAGTCGCATCAgcggccagccaagccataCAGAACTCCAAAGCCAGCACCAGAAAGCCTACGAGGCAGCGCACAGGCTATCAGTGGGTACACATCAGTCTTCTGCTTGTGAGTTTAGAGGCCAGGTACTTTAATGGCCTCGTGGTCGAGGTTCCCAAGACGGTATTGCCTCTAAAAGACACCGTGATCAAGTTCAACTCGGTAGATTTACTTACCTGGCCATCGTTTACCAAGACGCTGTTCGAGCACCTACGTCCACTTCCAAGTAGTATTAATGCCTCCAACAAAAGACTTTGGAATCTTTCTTTCGCATCAGCCTTCTCCGGCAAGAAGATCGTCACCGTTTCTAACACCGACAAGTACATTACACCTTCCAGTATGCTTTCTTCGGGGCATTTTTCAAGCAATCAAGCTGGGCAGTTAAAGGTTCTCGTTGTCTTGACATCCACACAGGTGATTAACAGGCAGGAGCCAATCACGCCGCTGAGGCCAGATAAATACTCGACTCCCCCCAAGGAGAACAGGAAACGGAGGAtcaaagaggaggacaagacTCCGTCCCTTGTCCACAAGAAGCGGAtcaagcaggagaaggacatCGAAAGGGGGAACAAGACCAAAAGAGAGGAAATTAAACAAGAGATTCATGTTAAGACTGAGCAATACGATCCAGATACTAATACCTCTTCGCCAGGATTAACGTGCAATAAGTTAGATATGGAAGAACTAGGTGAGATGGAACATTCGCTCTCCAATTTGGTGTCGAACAGTATCGATAACGGAATCAGAGACAAAAATGACACAGAGCAAGAGGCAGGGCAGGAGGGCGAAAATAAAGACGAGACCAAAAATGCCATGGAGTTT GTGGGCTTATCGTCAGCTGGCATCCATGAGTCCGCTGGTGGAGCTCAAGTAGACTCAACCGGCAGCATGCCAGTTAAAGAACTTCAGCATGCTCACTCTACGCGCTTCAGAGGCACCAAAACCCCGGCGACATTTGCGTCTCAACATAGAAAACAGAAGGATTAA
- a CDS encoding BED zinc finger domain-containing protein has product MPQQRLHFVQTPQRKRSTPSDDLLARSSQQPLDTDESYASQCQPSPPRTGSVASCAKPRTSWIFSHMPDEDIETRYYNQRTGKEEWRCKYCEKTYSCSGGTAAPTKHLTDPPPDGHGLPKGAPRSAKVRTIRTILEQARLTAEENVRKRRRLNNHYGDSVDPDRLEVLYVRFIAACSLPFRLVECAEFRALLCYVNADIDTWLPDTHQTIKKWIMRQYEDQKEKVKQRIQSAKSRIHISCDLWTSPNSLAILGVVAHYVTEDGKLEHHTLALKDIDGEHDGSHLAAAIMEVVEDWGFASKLGYFVMDNATNNDTMMKSLSLALLRQFDIQYDPKSHRLRCQGHIINLAAKSFLFVTGNETLEHEDSGLHNVTLKQIEAWRRKGPLAITAGLARDNDTRWNSWYTMLRAALNLREAIDGYFNKWVEADCAGDRLSAEDWTILEKIESFLEKLKMTTKALESSFATLDHVLLAMDFVLAQFEAGKEAYTDDPIMAPMYNSGWAKLDKYYRLTDESPAYVAAIVLHPSHKWHYIHENWKREWIESSEKLIEALWGEYKPVESLPLAEAPSTTTNEFLKWRNKHLQPAPIRDEYEHYCRSERVYGFTSALTWWVEETQQKTYPNLSKMAVDILSIPAMAAEPERLFSGAKITITDRRNRMGSDVVEALECLKSWFGISEFQSTML; this is encoded by the exons ATGCCTCAACAGCGCCTGCATTTTGTTCAAACACCGCAACGGAAACGTTCAACACCATCCGATGACCTTTTGGCGCGttccagccaacaaccaTTGGACACAGACGAGAGCTACGCTTCTCAATGCCAGCCTTCGCCACCTCGCACGGGCTCTGTAGCCTCTTgcgccaagccaagaacatcatggATCTTCTCTCACATGCCAGACGAGGATATCGAAACGAGATATTACAATCAACGGACCGGGAAAGAAGAATGGCGCTGCAAGTATTGTGAGAAGACATATTCTTGTTCCGGTGGAACTGCGGCTCCGACTAAGCACCTAACGGATCCTCCTCCGGACGGTCATGGCCTCCCAAAGGGCGCCCCACGATCGGCCAAAGTAAGAACTATACGAACCATTCTcgaacaagctcgtcttaCGGCCGAGGAAAATGTCCGAAAACGCCGTCGACTCAACAATCATTACGGAGACTCGGTCGACCCGGACCGGCTTGAagtgttgtacgtacggttTATTGCCgcctgttctcttccatttcggcttgTGGAATGCGCAGAATTCCGTGCACTACTATGCTACGTTAATGCCGATATTGATACttggcttccagacacaCACCAAACTATCAAGAAATGGATTATGCGCCAGTATGAAgatcagaaggagaaggtcaagcagcgcattcagtcggcaaagtcgaggaTTCATATCAGCTGCGATCTCTGGACCTCTCCCAACTCCCTGGCAATCTTGGGCGTAGTTGCTCACTATGTAacggaagacggcaagctggaacaccatACTTTGGCCCTAAAGGACATCGACGgtgagcatgatggttcTCATCTCGCTGCGGCAATtatggaagtggttgaagattggggcTTTGCTTCTAAGTTGGGCTATTTCGTCATGGATAATGCAACCAATAAcgacacaatgatgaagtcgcTTTCTCTTG CCCTTCTACGTCAATTTGACATACAGTATgatcccaaatctcaccgactccgctgccaaggtcataTTATCAACCTAGCCGCCAAatccttcctcttcgttaCCGGTAACGAGACGCTCGAACACGAAGATTCCGGTCTGCACAATGTGACACTGAAACAGATTGAGGCGTGGCGGCGGAAAGGCCCACTTG CCATAACCGCAGGGCTTGCGCGagacaacgacacaagatggaattcGTGGTATACCATGCTGCGAGCGGCCTTGAATCTtagagaagcaattgatggctatttcaacaaatgggtaGAAGCAGATTGCGCTGGAGACAGGCTTTCTGCAGAGGACTGGACCATCCTCGAGAAGATCGAATCTTTTTTagagaagctcaaaatgacgaccaaggctctggagtcATCGTTTGCAACTCTCGACCATGTTCTGCTGGCTATGGACTTTGTGTTGGCACAATTCGAAGCAggaaaagaggcatataCTGACGATCCGatcatggcaccaatgtATAACTCGGGCTGGGCGAAATTGGATAAGTACTATCGCCTTACTGACGAATCGCCTGCCTATGTCGCAGCTATAGTTCTTCATCCCTCGCATAAATGGCATTATATACACGAGAACTGGAAGAGGGAATGGATTGAGTCATcggagaagttgattgaggcGCTGTGGGGTGAATACAAACCCGTGGAATCACTTCCTCTCGCCGAGGCACCATCCACGACTACGAACGAGTTCTTGAAATGGCGAAACAAGCATCTACAACCGGCACCTATCAGGGACGAGTATGAGCATTATTGTAGGTCTGAGCGGGTGTATGGGTTTACCAGTGCCCTTACATGGTGGGTAGAGGAGACGCAGCAAAAGACCTACCCTAACTTGAGCAAAATGGCCGTGGACATACTGTCAATTcctgcaatggctgccgagcCTGAaaggctcttctctggggcaaagataACCATTACAGATCGTCGAAATCGCATGGGGAGTGATGTAGTTGAAGCATTAGagtgtttgaagtcatggtttggGATATCAGAGTTTCAAAGCACTATGTTGTAG